One genomic window of Anaerofustis stercorihominis DSM 17244 includes the following:
- a CDS encoding zinc-dependent alcohol dehydrogenase, protein MKAAVLNNAEDLRIMDLEMPRAGEGEIIMKVKSALTCGTDVKTFRRGHPTIPFGGNKTAFGHEGSGVVYEVGRGVDKFKVGDRIAAHNTAPCHSCYSCQVGDYSMCDDLRQMRGTWAEYVKIPASLVRETIFKIPDTMSHKQAALLEPLSCAVYGVDLSDIKLGDLVVVNGCGPIGLMMLKCAKLKGATVIACDFTDLRLETAKKLGADMTVDLKDVDNQVEAVRELTPYGRGVDVAIEATGVPEVWEKNMLMARKGGMVMEFGGCKPGTTITVDTKLLHYSQLTIKGVYHTTPKHVGMAFELIKRGEFPEELMINKSFKLDKALDALLSHAKGEVIKNEIVID, encoded by the coding sequence ATGAAAGCAGCAGTACTGAATAATGCAGAAGATTTAAGGATTATGGATTTGGAAATGCCCCGTGCGGGAGAAGGGGAAATAATAATGAAAGTAAAAAGTGCCCTTACCTGCGGTACGGACGTAAAAACATTTAGAAGAGGACATCCGACAATTCCTTTCGGAGGAAATAAAACAGCATTCGGACATGAAGGAAGCGGCGTTGTTTATGAAGTGGGAAGAGGTGTTGATAAATTTAAGGTTGGAGACAGGATAGCTGCACATAACACAGCACCTTGTCATTCATGTTATTCCTGTCAGGTAGGGGATTACAGCATGTGTGATGATTTGAGACAGATGAGAGGAACTTGGGCAGAGTACGTAAAAATCCCCGCTTCTCTCGTAAGAGAAACCATTTTTAAAATACCGGATACGATGTCACATAAGCAGGCGGCATTATTGGAACCGCTTTCCTGTGCGGTTTACGGAGTTGATTTATCTGATATAAAGCTTGGTGATTTAGTAGTGGTGAATGGATGCGGACCTATAGGGCTTATGATGCTTAAATGTGCTAAACTAAAAGGTGCAACGGTAATAGCGTGCGATTTTACTGATTTAAGACTTGAGACGGCAAAAAAACTTGGAGCGGATATGACAGTTGACTTAAAGGACGTTGATAATCAGGTGGAGGCTGTACGAGAACTTACACCTTACGGAAGAGGTGTAGATGTTGCTATCGAGGCAACTGGAGTTCCCGAAGTTTGGGAAAAGAATATGCTAATGGCGAGGAAAGGCGGAATGGTCATGGAATTCGGAGGATGTAAACCCGGAACTACTATAACCGTTGATACAAAGCTGCTTCATTATTCTCAGCTTACCATAAAAGGCGTTTATCACACTACACCGAAGCATGTGGGTATGGCTTTTGAACTGATTAAAAGAGGAGAATTCCCGGAAGAGTTAATGATCAACAAAAGTTTCAAACTCGATAAGGCATTGGATGCATTGCTTTCCCATGCAAAGGGCGAAGTAATTAAAAATGAAATAGTAATAGATTAG
- a CDS encoding class II aldolase/adducin family protein: MKYKDIREQVLKAILEATKLGLIHGTSGNISVRDKNENVVAITPSNLAYDTMTVEDIAIVDINGNQLEGKYKPSSETPMHTAVMRMREDVNAVVHTHSKYATVMSMRGEPLLRATVPSNMYYPIKTTTEFFPPGSEGLAKTAVEAIGKDGDVTLLKNHGLLATGADIDSAMTCAIYTEECAEIGYLAALAGFNDFISEEDSLFIRNIAKGGNAV, encoded by the coding sequence ATGAAATATAAAGATATAAGAGAACAAGTATTGAAAGCAATTTTAGAGGCTACGAAATTAGGTTTGATACACGGTACTTCAGGTAATATCTCGGTTAGGGATAAAAACGAAAATGTAGTTGCCATAACACCAAGCAACCTTGCATATGACACGATGACCGTAGAAGATATAGCTATAGTTGATATAAACGGAAATCAGCTGGAGGGGAAGTATAAGCCGTCTTCCGAGACACCTATGCATACGGCTGTCATGAGGATGAGAGAGGATGTAAATGCAGTAGTACACACACATTCCAAGTATGCAACCGTAATGTCAATGAGAGGAGAGCCTCTACTTAGGGCAACCGTTCCTTCTAATATGTATTATCCTATAAAAACCACTACAGAGTTTTTCCCACCGGGTTCCGAAGGGCTTGCCAAAACTGCGGTCGAAGCAATCGGAAAAGACGGAGATGTTACGCTTCTTAAAAATCATGGACTTCTTGCCACAGGGGCGGATATTGATTCTGCAATGACATGTGCCATATATACCGAGGAATGTGCAGAAATCGGATACTTGGCGGCACTTGCGGGTTTTAACGACTTTATAAGTGAAGAAGATTCTTTATTCATAAGAAATATTGCTAAAGGGGGAAATGCTGTATAG